Proteins encoded together in one Actinomycetota bacterium window:
- a CDS encoding FAD-dependent oxidoreductase — translation MQQARDTASPTLTKDQIEFLGRYGETRKTEVGQVLIRAGDRASDFIVVLDGEVEVVDDFAGQARTIGVLLAGNFAGELNLLTGQALYLSFVVRKRGEVLAIPRAQLKQVITEDPTLSDTILKTFLARRSIGMRAGVGLRIIGSRHSSDATRLREYATRNRLVHGWIEVGEDPKAEALLRAFGATPSQTPVAIWQDKHVLKNPTNAELARAIGLKVDATPERTYDLVVVGAGPAGLGASVYGASEGLSTLALESMALGGQAGTSSRIENYLGFPAGLSGFELASRALVQADKFGARTAVPQEAVDLNRTDGHYRIQLLEGGQVLARSVIVATGARYRRLEVPHLERFEGVSIQYAATEAEALRCEGKQVAVVGGGNSAGQAALFLAGRTPRVFLLLRGNNLDKTMSSYLAHRVVDAENVELLANTEVRTLMGEDRLEGIVVQHNRSGVRRTLKAHALFVFIGAQANTGWLQGAVELDQRGFVLTGRDLDPSARNGDLWRRCSREPYLLETSLPGVFAAGDVRSGSIKRVASAVGEGAMAVRLAHQYLTET, via the coding sequence ATGCAGCAGGCCCGCGATACGGCCTCCCCGACGCTGACCAAAGATCAGATCGAGTTCCTCGGGCGCTATGGGGAGACGAGGAAGACCGAGGTCGGCCAAGTCCTCATTCGAGCCGGCGACCGCGCCAGTGACTTCATCGTCGTGCTCGACGGCGAGGTGGAGGTGGTTGACGACTTCGCCGGGCAGGCGCGAACGATCGGGGTGCTCCTGGCAGGCAACTTCGCGGGCGAGCTGAACCTGCTCACCGGGCAGGCGCTGTACCTGTCGTTCGTGGTCCGCAAGCGCGGAGAGGTCCTGGCAATCCCTCGTGCGCAGCTGAAGCAGGTCATCACCGAGGACCCCACCCTGTCGGACACCATCCTGAAGACCTTCCTGGCGAGGCGTTCGATCGGGATGCGGGCCGGCGTGGGCCTGCGGATCATCGGCTCCCGCCACTCCAGCGACGCGACGCGCCTGCGGGAGTATGCGACCCGGAACCGGCTGGTCCACGGCTGGATCGAGGTCGGGGAGGACCCCAAGGCTGAAGCCTTGCTCCGAGCGTTCGGCGCCACGCCATCGCAGACACCGGTGGCCATCTGGCAGGACAAGCACGTCCTGAAGAACCCAACCAACGCCGAGCTTGCCCGGGCCATCGGCCTCAAGGTCGACGCCACCCCGGAACGAACCTACGACCTGGTCGTGGTCGGGGCGGGACCGGCCGGCCTTGGCGCATCGGTCTACGGGGCCTCGGAGGGCCTGTCGACCCTGGCCCTGGAGTCGATGGCGCTGGGGGGGCAGGCTGGCACCAGCTCCCGGATCGAGAACTACCTGGGCTTCCCCGCGGGGCTGTCCGGCTTCGAGCTGGCCAGCCGCGCCCTGGTCCAGGCCGACAAGTTCGGCGCCCGGACCGCCGTGCCCCAGGAGGCGGTCGATCTCAACAGGACCGACGGCCACTACCGCATCCAGCTCTTGGAGGGCGGCCAGGTGCTGGCACGCAGCGTGATCGTCGCGACCGGGGCCCGCTACCGCCGGCTCGAGGTGCCCCACCTGGAGCGTTTCGAGGGGGTGAGCATCCAGTACGCTGCCACGGAGGCCGAGGCCCTGCGCTGCGAAGGCAAGCAGGTCGCGGTGGTCGGCGGGGGCAACTCGGCCGGTCAGGCGGCGCTGTTCCTGGCCGGGCGGACACCCAGGGTCTTCTTGCTCCTACGAGGCAACAACCTCGACAAGACCATGTCCAGCTACCTCGCCCACCGGGTTGTGGACGCCGAGAACGTCGAGCTGCTTGCCAACACCGAGGTCCGAACGCTCATGGGTGAGGACCGCCTGGAGGGGATCGTGGTCCAGCACAACCGCTCAGGCGTTCGTCGAACCCTCAAAGCACACGCCCTGTTCGTCTTCATCGGTGCGCAGGCCAACACCGGCTGGCTCCAAGGGGCCGTCGAGCTCGACCAACGCGGCTTTGTCCTGACCGGGAGGGACCTGGACCCTTCCGCGCGCAACGGTGACCTCTGGCGGCGATGTTCGCGGGAGCCGTACCTGTTGGAGACGAGCCTGCCGGGCGTCTTCGCCGCCGGTGACGTGCGCAGCGGCTCGATCAAGCGAGTCGCCTCCGCCGTGGGCGAGGGCGCGATGGCGGTGAGGCTTGCCCATCAGTACCTGACCGAGACGTGA